The Danio rerio strain Tuebingen ecotype United States chromosome 20, GRCz12tu, whole genome shotgun sequence genome contains the following window.
AAGCTCAGTGTGTTTGAATATTAAACGGGTGATGACGCAGCCGCTCTCCCGCCAATCACACAAGCGCGCGTCATGAATATTAAAAGCAGAGCCTTCGCCGTAGTAGATTCAGGGAGCACGAATGTCAAATAGCGCAGTGCGCCTGAGCGAGAAACAGAGGAAGTGGCGGCTGAAGGTCCGCACCTTTTCCGGTAACGGAAACACCGACAGCAGCAGCAGCGCGACCGGAGAGGCGAGTGGGACTGAACCGAGCCCGGTGTGCGCGAGGGGGCCGATAAATGAGGTAAAGCCGCCCGTACAGTGAGCGTTACGGTTAACAGAGGAAAGTAGAGGCGCAAAgttaagctgtgtgtgtgtgtgtgtctgtttctgtgtgtgtgtgtgtctgtatgtatgtttgtatgtatgtgtgtgcgtgtgtcttcCAGGGCCAGAAGAGGCCGGTCGGCATGAATATCTGAGGGAATGTACAGCGGCCGGAAACGCGGAGCTCCAGGCGGAAGTCCGACAGAACGTGCCGGATCCGCGCACCGGAAGACGGCTTCAGAGCTTCTCCACCCGTGGGCTTCTTCTCTATGCACCTTCATTACCACACACTCTCTATAAACACATCGGAAAAGCGACTAAGTCTTGCACTCCCCAgtcatttctgtattttttttatttcaacgtTTTCGAAGTTTATCGTGATTTATGCCCAGCCAACACCATGGGGAAGATGCTTTCCAAGATCTTCGGCAACAAGGAGATGAGAATATTGATGCTCGGACTTGACGCCGCCGGAAAGACAACGATTCTGTACAAACTCAAACTGGGCCAGTCGGTTACGACCATCCCGACGGTGGGCTTCAATGTAGAGACTGTCACGTATAAAAACGTCAAGTTTAACGTTTGGGACGTCGGCGGTCAGGATAAGATCCGTCCTCTATGGCGGCACTACTACACCGGCACGCAGGGCCTGATTTTCGTAGTGGACTGTGCGGATCGTGACCGCATCGATGAGGCTCGGCAGGAGCTGCACCGCATTATCAACGATCGTGAGATGCGCGACGCCATTATCCTCATCTTCGCCAACAAACAAGACCTTCCAGACGCCATGAAGCCTCATGAGATACAGGAGAAGCTGGGCCTGACGCGCATCCGAGATCGCAACTGGTACGTTCAGCCGTCTTGCGCTACAACCGGCGACGGACTCTACGAAGGGCTCACCTGGCTCACGTCCAACTACAAATCCTAACGCCaatgaaaacccacgcaaactagAAGCAATTAACCAATAACTTTCTTTCGTTTCGTTTGATTTGATCGCCATCATGTAACGCGATATTTCTATTGTTACGTCTGAATGTGGAGTGTTACTTTCGTCCTTCGTGTCTGGAGATGCGGAAAATGGCAGCTTGTTTGTTTACCTCTGTGCCATCACATTTAACGAATGTACGGAGAGCGGCGAAAAAAACGCAACAATAAACGCCAAGCAGAAAAACGTCTCGTTTTCCATGAAGGAGCGTTTGCTTTCATTTCAGCCCAGCTTCACAGAGCTGCTCCGGCTGTGGATTTGGGCTATTcagtttgatttttattattaattattttgactAATATATATTCATGTTAACCCGTCAGGATTCTGTTTAAGACTCTCCTCAAACTGCACAAATCACACCGAGCCTCTTTTCCACTTTATTTTTCTCCTCAAACGACATTAACGATGAATATTATCTTTTGTTAATTTGACTTTATTTGTTATGCTGaagaaataataaaatctatATCTCTATCCATGACGGCTGTCTGTTCTTGCCGAGTGTTAACCATGACGTCAGTGTTTTAGTGTTAAAGTTCACTACAGATCTCGAAACAGCGtttatatggagccagatcagtctcaaaaaataatacatttacaaaataaaattgataCACCACTCCAATTTACAAAATTGCAAAACGCAGTTAGTAAATACACTAATTCAATTTCACACAATTCGTAGTGTCAAAACGCAGTTGGTAAATATGCAAACCAAgtttgtaaactcaaaacacaatttgtaaattaaaataaatagttcataactatgcaaatcaaatttgtaaattcaaaacataattagtAATGTCAACGCAGTTAGTAAAAATGCAAATCTAGTTCGTAAATTCTGAACAAttcgtaaataaaaaaaacacttcataaatatgcaaatccagttcgtaattcaaaacacaatttgtaaataaataaaaaaagttcataAGTATGcaaatccagttcgtaaattcaaaacaattcgtaattaaaaaaaaactgtttataaatatgcaaatccattcagtaaattcaaaacacaatttgtagtGTCAAAACGCAGTTGGTAAAATGTGCAAATCTAattcgtcaattcaaaacacaattcgttaattaaaaaaacagttcataaatatgcaaattcacttcagaaattcaaaacacaatttttaattCGCGAATTCAATTTGgaaattcaaaatacaattcataaatgcacacatCCAATTAATTTGtggaatatttaaatttataatttgtgtatttatgaaatgTTTGGAATTTATGAGTTGGATTTTGTAAATATGTGTTGTATTGAGAAATAATGTATCaatttttgcaaatatatattatttttgagaaTGATTTGACTCCACATTTCCGCTATTTTCACACAGATATTCTGTAATACGGATGTTAAGTAGATCTAAAcgagtcttaaagggacagtttaccagATAAAGATGAGTTCAAGATGAACTAAAGAAaacagcagccattgacatccatagtagaaatcCAAACTTCAGTGGAGGTCAGTAGTTGTTTCCTCAGTGTATCTTCAtctgtgttcaacaggaaaaagaaAATCACACAGGTCAGAGTAAGTGCCAGATGAGGAAATGAGGACAGATTAACATGTTTTAGTGTGAACCGCCCCTTTAAATGCAGGCTTGGCCAATGACTGAGCTCTAATTTGAATATTTAATGACCGGATCTCCTCCTGAACACACACGTCTGCTTTGTGTTTAACTCAAATCAAAAGTGAAAGCTTTTGCTACCGGTGAGTGTGATGTGTTCATTTTCTggagtgaactgcccctttaaattcttttgactgactgattggttgaaagcatattaataacagGTAAAGTTTGATGTTTGGCTCATCTTTAGTAATTAAAAACAGGCAGAATCATATTCATATACATTCTAagctatatttattacatttggcTCCCTGGAGCACAAAATCTGCCTTAAGTTGTAGAAATGGCCAACAGGACATTTGAGCCAAAATTATTTATTCTGGTGCCAAAGATTAGGATATTAAGTAGGTCATATTTCATAGATATTGTGTACTTTTCTTtcgtgtaaatatatatatattcttaattttTGATGAGTGTTATGCATGGCTAAGAGCATATTTTAATTTGAGCAATTTTAAATgggattttctcaatatttacattttcagaGGAATTCGGATTCTGAATGGGtttgcacagtggctcagtggttagcacagtggcctcacagcaagaaggtcactggtttgagtctcggctgggtcagttggtgtttctgtgtggagtttgcatgttctccccgtgttggcgtgggtttcctacaggtgctccggtttcccccacagtccaaacacatgcactataggggaactgatcaactacactggccgttatgtgtgtgtgggggtgtttcccagtactgggttgcagctgtaagggcgtCTGCTGTGTAAAGCGCATGCAGAAtgagttgtcagttcattccactgtggcgacccctgataaataaagggactaagctgaaggaaaataaatgacgATTCTGGATGTTCAGATATTTGCATCTCAGACAATGATGGAGCCTTATAACTGCTTTAGTACTCCAGGGTCACGTTTCTGTCTGACTGCTGAAAAACACCAACTCAAAGATCTTTCAGTCACAGTCTTCTGAAAATGATGGCAGAAATTGAAGAATGGGATGGACGTACAGCTGTTTCAGTGTGTGCGTGCTCAACAATCCCCCGTTTATcacggtttatgaaaataatattgaTGATAACGGGTGGTGGAGAGAGTACTGATCAATCACACTCCAGTAAAAGGAGAAATACTTGCATAAAATGTTGTGCTAGTAATAGTATGTTAAACATATTACTCACTAAAAAGTAGAGCTTTTAAAAGTACTGAATAGTGAGTACGCTGTAAaaaactgatgtgtgtgtgtgtgtgtgtgtgtgtgtgtgtgtgtgtgtgtgtgtgtatatatacacacacacacatatatgtgtgtatgtatatatatatgtgtgtgtgtgtgtgtgtgtgtgtgtgtgaacgtcataagatgttaatattaggtcagatttaggttgtgatgtcaggtgaccgaAATTCAATGTCTAAGGGTGTTATTTTGATCACCAATAACCACTTCAAAtggtgttgatatttggttgattttaggttagaaagtgaccaaaatccaacatcattttgacgtcaaatgctgacatttacTGATCAGGTATGACAATcgaaatccaacgtctgatagatgtcatagcgGTAACATCCACACTACCTCAATCTGTatcatcattagacgttgatgtttggctgattttaggttggatgttggacactgACGTTGGCCTGATATTGGGGTCTGACGTttcccgattttcatttccattcttgtgcctgctggtgtttaaggccatttgggtCATCATACAGttaacatccgtcatcttctcaccACTAACCTGCagctaaacagtctctgggtcaatgagtgtaaagattttggagatcttcttggacacttttggACTACTTGGTAaaatacaattcctgagaaaaactccTCAATTACAGCAGTCTGAGTATTTGAGATTAGGTACATTACACCATGGATCataacttttatatttattaaaggtTTTTATCTCCAGCCATAActctatttatttacaatttacactcttatatttgttttttacccTACCcacttttagtgtgtgtgtgtgtgtgtgcgtgtgcgtgtgcgtgtgtgtgcgtgcgtgtgtgtgtgtgtgttcactataCCCaacttatattttgtttattgttttaatataacaataattttataattatgacttTTGTTTTACCCCAACCCAAACTTTctaagtaaaacatttttactcCTATTTAACCTGAACTATAACCTTATATTCAGTTTAGTTTTattgatttacatttatttatttagttgaactattattaattattttgtggTTTGTTTAATGTTTTGGCGTAGTTCATTTAAAGCCCACATGGAATCTAAATGTTGATTTTgtgagctcacattgctagtgttGTGCTGAACAACTCATCTGTGCGTCAATAATAATGCAAAACACAGTTTGCTCTTCTAATCTTTAACTATATGAaaatcctgtttgttttcagttaaattctcagattaggtctgtctgaggtattggggcGGGGCTAGCACACTTAACCACACCCTACCTTGCTGTCACTATAACAAACAGAAgcagagaggaggaggaggaggagtctgttaggctgtaatCCGCTTGtgaagtggtgacgtgtttgtgacgtatgtatactgtttccgggttcaagccgccactcatttgagtggagaaatcactcgtttatgataattttttattcctatcacacattaaagttaattttacataaaatcatagtgtacacaacaatctctgggcttgctgcatcacaaataccaacatttttacaatttataaaaaaaaaatgaatcactttctggctatTGGATATTAGCCATACACATATATACTGCCATCGTGACTttagaaagtattaaatcgctttgtaaacgtttattattaccatttcatgaatctccccattcagttgaatagagtgcttggacccgaaagccgctccgcgtgacgtcacacttaacaagcagtaACTCTccacaagtggtgctcgctgcagagccatttgaggagaggtgagctccagagagggggagcttaagcttgagctccaccttttttgcacttcttctacgagtgatatcactgggggtagggttaggggtggggttggtgtacgcattaaaacagcttacaggaggaggagcgacagctcatgctccccctctctggagctcacctctcctcaaatggctctgcagcgagcacccacTCACTCTCCacaccaaagagcttagaatcagcaagaggcgacactcaatagagcgttccattgcaacagcagcgcacAGAAACAGCCCCAGATcctgccattttggagtgaaagagATCGGCCGTCCATTAGCTCTTACTGCTGTCGCGATGgcgagcagctgctttgtttttatttatttatttaaaaagcgcattaaagctgagatacaacctgacaatacaacacttaccatcacaatcatcagcactttaatAGTTCACTTTACAGACTAATAATATGTTGATGTTCTACTGGAGTTTTCATTCAAAGTTGGCCactgcgccatctagtggctgtttcccaaatcgcactagagtgtcgcctcttggtgattctatgctccaAACCCTTTCCCCACTCTTTCTGAATGacacgcctactttactacatcaaATCAGCTTGcagcagaaaaaacaagccacgcccactgtttactcatttaatattccgtttctttAGTAACTGCGCCACAATGTTAAATAAATGGTCGCAGCTTCTGGTTGATGCGGACTTTAAAGATAGCAAGTAAACTTCAGCAATAAACAGAGCCGGCGTGTGCTGCACTGATCAGTAAAGGGTGTATCATGGATATAGTGTTCTGGGAGTGAAGCTGTGTTTGATGTGCTCAAACTCTGAGGTGTGAGACACAGAAAGGCTGTCAGAAAAGGGTTTGTTGAGCTTTAATCTGCTCTCGTGGAGTTTGTCCTGCAGGTTtggcgagaggggtctggatgcagactcggtgcagtgcaatctgggctgcatccaatgcttattaatgcgctcacctgaccccacccctcacagtgatgtcacttgctgcatttgagtgcattgtgtctgacaatgCATGGTTGAGTGATGCGATCTCAGCTTGCTTCATAAAAGCTGCTTCCTTACCCAGGGGAAAAAACACTTAAATAccagcaaatacatttttagtacattgttattttttgtgttaaataaaagtttgatggttttacactataaatatactcatTAAAAGTATGTtcatacttcagtaggactttagtacacttgacaaaagtataccaaataccagtaatacttaaataaatgtttactgtactacaataaagtacactacagaaaaaaacatccagAAGAGTTTTATCAGTGTGTTTTTCAACAGTCTGCTTTAAATGCtctaaacattagttgattttagtacactgtttacatactaatcctaagcttaaaataagttaatatagaAAAAGTCTATTAGTAATGTTGTAGTAGAAGTGCATTTTCCCAAaacacttttaatacagtatttagcacacttttttacaatttgtatattattttaatatattactattatacttaataatatatatatatatatatatatatatatatatatatatatatatatatataaagtaataaagtaatatatatatatatatatatatatatatatatatata
Protein-coding sequences here:
- the arf6a gene encoding ADP-ribosylation factor 6a, with amino-acid sequence MGKMLSKIFGNKEMRILMLGLDAAGKTTILYKLKLGQSVTTIPTVGFNVETVTYKNVKFNVWDVGGQDKIRPLWRHYYTGTQGLIFVVDCADRDRIDEARQELHRIINDREMRDAIILIFANKQDLPDAMKPHEIQEKLGLTRIRDRNWYVQPSCATTGDGLYEGLTWLTSNYKS